The proteins below come from a single Littorina saxatilis isolate snail1 unplaced genomic scaffold, US_GU_Lsax_2.0 scaffold_370, whole genome shotgun sequence genomic window:
- the LOC138957084 gene encoding octapeptide-repeat protein T2-like: MASIQRKRRKYRESDGLKGGRIRGVQAKVPNGERERERERERERERERERERERRERECVREREKREGEKRERECEREREKRERERERERERERERERERERERERERERERERERERDVNHETESTFLGIFFIKSKNKQSNEKNFK, encoded by the exons ATGGCCTCCATTCAGCGCAAGAGAAGAAAATATCGAGAATCAGACGGATTGAAAGGAGGGCGAATCCGAGGAGTCCAGGCCAAAGT GCctaacggagagagagagagagagagagagagagagagagagagagagagagagagagagagagagaga gagagaagagagagagagtgtgtgagagagagagagaagagagagggagagaagagagagagagagtgtgagagagagagagagaagagagagagaga aagagagagagagagagagagagagagagagagagagagagagagagagagagagagagagagagagagagagagagagagagagagagagagagagagagatgtaaaccatgaaacagaaagcacatttcttgggattttttttattaaatccaAAAATAAGCAGTCCAATGAGAAGAATTTTAAAtga